One Methylobacterium oryzae DNA window includes the following coding sequences:
- a CDS encoding phage major capsid protein → MNMHTPIVAGHREYGRKDAGGGQGGEAGGFREIMTALETRDREIKSFADKADSEIKSHGKILDDTKAALDKVLSESGQLAARLLELEQKSARRPGDGPARKSVGEQFTDTADFKALAEKGRGVARMQVKAVTTINSGTTGTGAAGSAIRPDRLPGILVPAERPFTIRDLLAAGRTASNALEYVQETGFQNNAAPVAEMALKPQSDLALGVKTANVRTIAHWFAASKQVLDDVPALQSYIDARATYGLLFVEEQQLLAGDGTGQNLLGLLPQATPFSAGLRKTGDTKIDTIRRAILQVRIAEFRASGIVMSPADWADIELMKDTTGGYIWSNPAINNGRNLWGLPVVDTNAMADDHFMVGAFNIAAQVFDREIANVEVSTEHADFFTRNMVAIRAEERLALAVYRPESFVHGTFDAE, encoded by the coding sequence ATGAATATGCATACCCCCATCGTCGCGGGACACCGCGAATACGGCCGGAAGGATGCCGGCGGCGGTCAGGGCGGCGAGGCCGGCGGCTTCCGCGAGATCATGACGGCGCTGGAGACCCGCGATCGCGAGATCAAGAGCTTCGCCGACAAGGCCGATTCCGAGATCAAGTCGCACGGCAAGATCCTGGACGACACGAAGGCGGCTCTCGACAAGGTGCTCTCCGAGTCCGGCCAGCTCGCCGCGCGCCTCCTGGAGCTGGAACAGAAGTCGGCCCGCCGCCCCGGCGACGGTCCCGCTCGGAAGTCGGTGGGCGAGCAGTTCACCGACACGGCCGACTTCAAGGCTCTCGCCGAGAAGGGCCGCGGCGTCGCCCGCATGCAGGTGAAGGCCGTCACCACGATCAACAGCGGGACCACCGGCACCGGCGCCGCGGGCAGCGCCATCCGGCCGGACCGCCTTCCCGGCATCCTGGTTCCAGCCGAGCGGCCCTTCACCATTCGCGACCTGCTGGCGGCGGGCCGCACGGCGAGCAACGCGCTGGAATACGTCCAGGAGACCGGATTCCAGAACAACGCAGCGCCCGTCGCCGAGATGGCGCTCAAGCCGCAGTCGGATCTCGCGCTCGGCGTGAAGACCGCCAACGTGCGGACGATCGCGCATTGGTTTGCCGCGTCGAAGCAGGTGCTGGACGATGTGCCCGCGCTCCAGAGCTACATCGATGCGCGGGCGACCTACGGCCTCCTGTTCGTCGAGGAGCAGCAGCTCCTGGCCGGCGACGGCACCGGGCAGAACCTGCTGGGTCTCCTGCCGCAGGCCACCCCGTTCAGCGCCGGCCTGCGCAAGACGGGTGACACCAAGATCGACACGATCCGGCGCGCCATCCTCCAGGTGCGGATCGCGGAGTTCCGCGCCTCCGGCATCGTCATGAGCCCGGCCGACTGGGCCGACATCGAGCTCATGAAGGACACCACCGGCGGGTACATCTGGAGCAACCCGGCGATCAACAACGGCCGCAACCTCTGGGGCCTGCCGGTCGTCGACACGAACGCGATGGCGGACGACCACTTCATGGTCGGCGCCTTCAACATCGCCGCGCAGGTGTTCGATCGCGAGATCGCCAACGTCGAGGTGTCGACGGAGCACGCGGACTTCTTCACCCGCAACATGGTGGCGATCCGGGCGGAAGAGCGGCTTGCGCTCGCCGTCTACCGTCCCGAGAGCTTCGTGCACGGCACCTTCGACGCCGAGTAG
- a CDS encoding HK97 family phage prohead protease → MNVKRRAFPLAIKAAPDAEGHFSGYVSVFGTPDVYREVVAPGAFAASLAATKAAGRKVPICWQHRMDEPIGVWDKLEEDAKGLYGEGTLWTDVAPYARIAQRGMAAGAISGLSIGYYVVADTFNEAERVRTLTALDLREASVVTDPAHDDARVDVVKAKLAAGERITDREFETVLREKVGFSRSEAADIADRGFKAWSRRETDHPQADPAAAAALVARLSSFSLPK, encoded by the coding sequence GTGAACGTGAAGCGCCGCGCTTTCCCGCTCGCAATCAAAGCCGCCCCCGACGCGGAGGGCCACTTCTCCGGCTACGTCAGCGTGTTCGGCACGCCCGACGTCTACCGCGAGGTGGTCGCCCCCGGGGCCTTTGCTGCGAGCCTCGCTGCGACCAAGGCCGCCGGCCGCAAGGTGCCGATCTGCTGGCAGCACCGAATGGACGAGCCGATCGGTGTCTGGGACAAGCTCGAAGAGGATGCCAAGGGCCTCTACGGCGAAGGCACGCTCTGGACCGACGTGGCGCCGTACGCCCGGATTGCACAGCGCGGCATGGCCGCCGGCGCAATCTCCGGCCTGTCCATCGGCTATTACGTCGTCGCCGACACGTTCAACGAAGCCGAGCGCGTCCGCACGCTGACCGCCCTGGACCTTCGGGAAGCCAGCGTCGTCACCGACCCCGCGCACGATGATGCCCGGGTCGACGTGGTGAAGGCGAAGCTCGCGGCAGGCGAGCGCATCACAGATCGCGAGTTCGAGACCGTCCTTCGGGAGAAGGTGGGGTTCTCGCGCTCGGAGGCCGCGGACATCGCCGACCGCGGCTTCAAGGCGTGGAGCCGTCGGGAGACGGACCACCCACAGGCGGATCCTGCTGCAGCGGCGGCCCTGGTGGCGCGCCTGAGCAGCTTCTCCCTCCCGAAGTGA
- a CDS encoding phage portal protein has translation MGTWTGKPVTAESTLQIATALACIRLTASTISTLPVNVYREGSGGAHERQPSHPLAVVLKQSPNADQTPVEFLEGMLSALMLWGNAFALKTESAGQIRALTFLSPERMTVRRDPETYELQYIYSEPRGRETYSAAEIWHLRAFGVGGDLGLSPIQYGRQALGLAMATDEAAARTFANGMKPGGFFLSKNQLTEPQRAQARKVLVEPMQGAENAGRIGILEGDAFTWQPITMPLKDAELLATRGLHIEEICRLFGIPPILVGHAANGVTAWGTGIETIVLSWLTTSLGPLLRRIEASMNKALIAPGERGTVWAEFSLEGLLRADSDARAKLYASAAQNGWMKRNEIRRLENLPPEPGGDVLTAQSNLVPLEKLGTIIAPTREVPPANNGEHQ, from the coding sequence ATGGGCACGTGGACCGGGAAGCCGGTGACGGCGGAGTCGACGCTTCAGATCGCGACGGCGCTCGCCTGCATCCGCCTCACGGCCTCGACCATCTCGACGCTCCCGGTGAACGTCTATCGCGAGGGCAGTGGTGGGGCGCACGAGCGGCAGCCCTCCCACCCCCTCGCCGTTGTCCTCAAGCAATCGCCGAACGCGGATCAGACGCCCGTCGAGTTCCTCGAGGGGATGCTGTCCGCCCTGATGCTTTGGGGCAATGCCTTCGCCCTGAAGACGGAATCGGCGGGGCAGATTCGCGCTCTGACCTTCCTGTCACCGGAGCGGATGACGGTCCGGCGCGATCCGGAAACCTACGAGCTGCAGTACATCTACAGCGAGCCGCGCGGCCGCGAGACCTACAGCGCCGCCGAGATCTGGCATCTGCGGGCCTTCGGCGTTGGTGGCGACCTCGGCCTGTCACCGATCCAGTACGGGCGCCAGGCGCTCGGCCTCGCCATGGCGACCGATGAGGCGGCGGCGCGCACCTTCGCCAACGGCATGAAGCCCGGCGGCTTCTTCCTGTCCAAGAATCAGCTCACCGAGCCGCAGCGTGCGCAGGCCCGCAAGGTGCTCGTGGAGCCGATGCAGGGGGCCGAAAATGCCGGGCGCATCGGCATCCTAGAGGGTGACGCCTTCACCTGGCAGCCGATCACAATGCCGCTGAAGGACGCGGAGCTGTTGGCCACCCGCGGCCTGCACATCGAGGAAATCTGCCGGCTCTTCGGCATCCCGCCCATCCTGGTGGGTCATGCGGCGAACGGCGTCACGGCCTGGGGTACTGGCATCGAGACCATCGTGCTGTCGTGGCTCACGACCTCGCTGGGGCCGCTGCTGCGCCGGATCGAAGCCAGCATGAACAAGGCGCTCATCGCGCCCGGCGAGCGCGGCACCGTGTGGGCCGAGTTCAGCCTCGAAGGCTTGCTGCGGGCGGACAGCGACGCGCGGGCGAAGCTCTACGCCTCGGCTGCACAGAATGGGTGGATGAAGCGGAACGAGATCCGCCGCCTGGAGAACCTACCGCCGGAGCCCGGTGGAGATGTGCTCACCGCGCAGTCGAATCTCGTGCCGCTCGAGAAGCTGGGGACGATCATCGCGCCGACGCGCGAGGTGCCGCCCGCCAACAACGGAGAGCACCAGTGA
- a CDS encoding terminase large subunit: MGARGPGAGRLKAAREAVAATRRRLPWLRKGLGRAARVIAFLQWLPITKGPLAGKRMRLLPAQVEFVTAIYGDLDAKGRRRRRIGIQSMPKGNGKSGLVAGLVLAHLLGPESEVRGEVYSGAIDRQQAAIIFAEAEAIILQVPEFAARVNIQRFQKKIEVLSGQGAGSVYEALSADARRAHGLSPTLFVYDELAQARDRELLDNLINGLGKRAEGLGLIISTQAPSDTHALSQLIDDGLRRDDRSIFVQLLAASPEADPWSEETWFHCNPALGKYLSLEEMREAAARARRMPAFEPSFRNLRLNQRVDANEEARIVTVGTWRRGSVPVDRAALAGRKCFAGLDLSGKHDLTALVLVFPADEDEGPFAVLPFFWTPADQLGARRPAEQQRFREWIAAGHMTAIPGPTIRYRYIADTMGRLAREFDIQAVAYDRWRIDDFKADLADLDAEFPAPLEAFGQGYASMSPAIEWFAELALTGRLHHGGHPVLTASVVSAITVSDPAGNLKIDKPKSEARGPVRIDGAVALLMALSLAKRFQGAPRIDVNEILSGMVWA, translated from the coding sequence ATGGGCGCTCGCGGACCAGGAGCCGGCCGGCTGAAGGCGGCGCGCGAGGCGGTCGCGGCCACGCGGCGGCGCCTGCCGTGGCTCCGGAAGGGGCTCGGCCGGGCAGCGCGCGTAATCGCGTTCCTGCAATGGCTTCCCATCACGAAGGGGCCGCTCGCCGGAAAGCGGATGCGCCTCCTGCCGGCGCAGGTCGAATTCGTCACTGCGATCTACGGCGACCTCGACGCGAAGGGCCGGCGGCGGCGGCGCATCGGCATTCAGAGCATGCCGAAGGGCAACGGCAAGTCCGGTCTCGTGGCCGGGCTGGTGCTGGCGCACCTGCTGGGACCCGAAAGCGAGGTCCGCGGAGAGGTCTATTCCGGCGCGATCGACCGGCAGCAGGCCGCGATCATTTTCGCAGAGGCCGAGGCGATCATCCTGCAGGTGCCCGAGTTCGCCGCCCGGGTGAACATCCAGCGCTTCCAGAAGAAGATCGAGGTGCTGTCTGGCCAGGGCGCGGGCTCGGTGTACGAGGCGCTGAGCGCCGACGCCCGCCGCGCGCACGGTCTCAGCCCCACGCTGTTCGTCTACGATGAGTTGGCGCAAGCCCGGGACCGCGAGCTCCTCGACAACCTCATCAACGGGCTTGGCAAGCGCGCTGAGGGGTTGGGCCTCATCATCTCGACCCAAGCGCCGAGCGACACGCACGCCCTCTCGCAGCTGATCGACGACGGCCTGCGCCGGGACGACCGGAGCATCTTCGTCCAACTCCTCGCCGCGTCGCCGGAGGCCGATCCCTGGTCGGAGGAGACGTGGTTCCACTGCAATCCGGCGCTCGGAAAGTACCTGAGCCTGGAGGAGATGCGCGAGGCGGCGGCCCGGGCCCGGCGGATGCCCGCTTTCGAGCCCTCGTTCCGAAACCTTCGCCTGAATCAGCGGGTCGACGCCAACGAAGAGGCCCGCATCGTGACCGTAGGGACGTGGCGGCGCGGCAGCGTGCCGGTTGATCGGGCGGCGCTCGCCGGCCGGAAGTGCTTCGCCGGCCTGGATCTGTCTGGGAAGCACGACCTCACCGCCCTGGTGCTGGTGTTCCCGGCGGATGAGGACGAGGGGCCCTTCGCGGTTTTGCCGTTCTTCTGGACGCCTGCGGATCAGCTCGGCGCACGCCGCCCTGCGGAGCAGCAGCGGTTCCGGGAGTGGATCGCGGCCGGCCACATGACAGCGATTCCGGGCCCGACCATCCGCTACCGCTACATCGCCGACACGATGGGGCGGCTCGCCCGTGAGTTCGATATCCAGGCGGTCGCCTATGACCGCTGGCGGATCGACGATTTCAAGGCCGACCTCGCCGATCTCGATGCCGAGTTCCCGGCCCCGCTGGAGGCGTTCGGCCAAGGCTACGCGAGCATGTCGCCGGCGATCGAGTGGTTCGCCGAACTGGCTCTGACGGGCCGGCTGCATCACGGCGGACACCCGGTGCTGACGGCCAGCGTGGTCAGCGCGATCACGGTCAGCGACCCCGCCGGCAATCTGAAGATCGACAAGCCGAAGAGCGAGGCGCGTGGGCCCGTCCGGATCGACGGCGCGGTGGCGCTGCTGATGGCACTGAGCCTCGCCAAGCGGTTCCAGGGCGCTCCGCGGATCGACGTCAACGAGATCCTGAGCGGGATGGTGTGGGCATGA